The DNA sequence GCTCTGCAAGCTAGAGTTACATATCTAAATGCCGATATAACAGCTTCAAGCCTCTCGTTAGACCAGCTCTTTGGCGGATTAAGAGCATACGGATTAAACGAATTGGCAGATAAATATGAATTTAAAGATAAAAAATCTGAGTATATGGGAGTCGGACTATTTTTAGATTACAATAACATTATATTTTCTACAGAGTACGGGCATAGAAAAATCCCTAGTTTTTTTGCAGATGTACATGGTTATTATGCTACCTTGGGATATAGTTTCGATAAGTTAATCCCTTTTATAACATACGCAAAAAGTAAAATGGATGTGGTTACTTACGAAGCAAACACCGGTATATCTGCCTTAGACGCTCTGCTTCATGCTCAAAATTTGGCACAGTCATCAGAAACAGTCGGTATGAAATACTATATCAATGAACATTTTGACATAAAACTTCAATATGAACATGTTACTCCAAAAGGTGATTACGGTAGCTATCACTTAAGCTCTCTGCAAAAGCCCCAAGAGTTAAATGTTTTCTCATTTGCGTTGGATTTTATATTTTGAGAGGGCTTGGCATATGAAAATTATTTTGTCACTTCTGCTTGGTATATACCTTTTAAATGCGCAAATAGTAGTAGTGACAAATAAAAATTCTCAGCTAAACAGCATTCCAAAAGAGATAGTCCAATATCTTTACTTGGCAAAAATAGACAAAATAGATAAACTGAAAATAGAGCCTGTTTTATCGGATGATAAAAACTTGCATAATGAATTTTGCAATCATATTTTGTCCAAAAGCGAATCCCAATACAACAGCTACTGGGCTAGACTTGTCTTTACGGGCAGAAAATCGATATCAAAAAGATTGGATTGGCAAGAGCTTGTAAAAAAACTTCAAAATCCGAACACTATCGCTTATATAGATAGAAAAGATTTGAGAGATGAGTGGAAAATTATCTATGAAGAAAATTAAAAAAATTATTAAACACTTGCTTTTTCGCTACTACTCTCTCTCCATTCTTAAAAAATTTTTATTGGCACCTCTGCTTGGTCTTATTTTAGTTCTGCCTTTTTATATCTTTATATTTTTAAATATGCTAGAGATGAAACAATCCGTAAACAGTGTTAACGATGAGTTAATGCCGCTGCAAGAAATTTCATTTAATAATATTTTGCTATTAGAAAAAATTGTTAATGAAATGAATAGTGCGGTCTCTGCGAAAGAGGTAGAGTGGATAGATGATTCTAATAAACATGCCGATAAAATAAGGGAAAATCTAAACAGATACAAAGAGAGCAGCTATAAAAGAGAGATAAAAGAGAGCATAACCGCCTTTAATAACTATTATCGAACGGTAAAAGAGGTATCTGCTAAAATAGTGCTAAATGACCAATGTTATACGAATATTGAAAACGATACGAAAGTTTTAGTTCAAAACTATAATGAAATAGACGGCTTATTTAAAAGTTTAAAATTACAAATAAAAAATGATATCGAAAAAAATTTCAACTCTCTCTATTGCAATACAAACTTTATTTTATTTAACGGTAACTTCATATTTTCTATATGGTTTTTTATATCTACTCTAATTATATTTTTAGTTTATAGAGATATAAGATATAAAATAAATAAAATAGTAGAGGACTCAAAAGAGATAGCAAGGGGAGATGTAGACTTTGAAAAGAGGCTCTGCATAGTCTCTTATGACGAACTTGGTCAAATAGTCAAATCAATAAATATGTTTATCAATAAACTTCATAAAAACCATGAAGAGTTATCCGATGCAAAAAAGGAGCTAGATACTCTTTACATTACGGATAGACTCACAAATGTTTACAATAGAGTAAAAATTGATGAAATAATTGACACGGAACTTAAAAAGAAAAAGAGATACGACCATATATGTTCGGTTATTTTAATCGATGTAGATTATTTTAAGCTAGTAAACGACACATACGGTCATCTCGTCGGTGATTCGATTTTAAAAGAGTTTGCTACTCTTCTTAAAGAGAGCGTTAGAGATACCGACTATGTGGGCAGATGGGGCGGTGAAGAGTTTATAATCGTCTGCCCGCAAACGGATAAAAACGGGGCTCTCTCTTTGGCTGAACATTTAAGAGGCAAAATTGAGGAGTCTAATTTTACTGCAGTAGGTAAAAAAACGGCAAGTTTCGGTATAGCAACCTGCACCAAAGAAGATGATATTCAATCACTCATAGACAACGCCGATAAAGCTCTCTACAGGGCAAAAGGCGGCGGTCGTAATCAGGTTGTTTGTTATAATTGAACTTTCTGAATAAAGAGATTGCTTCGTCGTAAACTCCTCGCAATGACGGTCCATTGATGTTGCCTGCCGCACTTGTCATTGATGTTGCCGTGCTTGTCATTGAGGTTGCCGCACTTGTCATTGAGATTGGTCACGCTTGTCATTGCGAGCGAAGCGCGGCAATCTAATTATTGCAGAAAAAACTATTTTGTATGTTTGGAGTAGATTTTTTCTAACAGCTCTGTCTGTTTTTTTGATTCATATAACTTTTCTCTGTTTACTCTAAAAGCATCAAGCGCTAAAATCAAGAAAAATGAGATAACTATAAATACTATCGTGATAAAAAGAGCGAGGGAAAAGCCTAAAAAAAAGAATAGTTGGAAAGTTATAAGAGCACCGAAGACGACAATCGCCCAAGATGCTCCAAGCAAAAAGCTTATAATCCTCTCGAATCTGTCTTTTTGCATTAATATCACTATTTAGTGATGCTCTTCAACAGTTATTGCACTACCAAGGTAAACATAAGTAAGCATCATAAAGATAAACGCTTGCAAAAATGCCATAAATGTTAATAATGCGTACGGTATCATCGGAAGCAACCAAGGAGCAAGCATCAAGATAACCATCAAGAACATATCGTCACCCTTAACATTTCCAAAAAGACGGAAGCTAAGTGAAACTAAACGAGAGAAGTGAGAGACAATCTCGATTGGAAACATTAACCAGTATAACCACCAAACAGGTCCCAAAAAGTGCTTGAAGTACTTAACGACACCTTGACGGCGGATACCCTCATAGTTATAGTAGATAAATACCGAAAGAGCCAGCGTAAATGCAAACTCTAAAAATGCAGTAGGAGCTTCAAACCCAGGGATAACACCGATTAAGTTGGCGATACCGACAAAAAGACCGATAGTAGCAACAAGAGGAAGATAACGACGAGCAGCTTCTTGCCCCATAACATCCGTTCCCATTTTAAGAACGCCTGAAATATACGCTTCCATTACATTTTGAGCTCCGGTTGGAACTATTTTCAAGTTTGACATAGCCATCTTTACAAGCATCAAAGCGATACCTGCAGCAAGCAGCATGTGTGTCATATAGATAAAAGTCTTTTCGTGAGAAATTAGACCGAAAAATGTGAACAATTCACCCATAGGTGTACTCCCTGTCTCAAATAAATTGTGTGATTATAGTAAAAATTTAATTAAACTTTTATAATACAAAAAGTTTTTTATCTATTTTTTCTGCTTTTTTCCTGTTTTACATCTTTTGCGCTGTAGTTTTTTCCTGCAATACTTTCTAAAAACACGGTTGCATAAGAGCCTTTTGGAAGCGTAAAAGAGAGATTTAACATTGTCTCTTTTTTAACAAACTTACAATCAATGTCGCTAGGATATATAAGAGCCTCTCTTCTATACCCCTTTTCCGGTAAAAACTCATCATCATACTTCTCTTCTATCTCTCTTGCATCATATTTTGCACGAAAGGTATCTCTGCCGCAAAGAAGCCCCGTCGGTACTAATTTTTTAGATGCAAACTCTTTAGTCGGAATCAACTTTAGAGTCGATAATTTACCGTCTTTTCCTACATAAACATCGCCGCTTAAAAGTAAAAACTCAGAGTTGTTTTTTTCTCTGCTCAAAATAATTCTCTCTCTTAGCCACTCATTAAAGTAGTAACTCTGATAAACAGAAATCAAAAAGCTCTTTAATTTTGCATCTTCGATAAAAAGTTCGCCCTTTATCATCTCTTTTGCTTGATCTATACTAGAAGCATCTTGTCCGAATCTCTGGTATCCAAAGTAGTTTGGAAGTCCCGTTTTTGCAATTTTTCTAGCAACTTTTTCTATTTTGCCTGCATCCATCATATCGACATCATAAAGATTTATGCTAAACCTGTTTCCGGCTAAATCGCCCATTCTTATAGAGTGCGAATGTCTGATTTTCTCTAAAATTTTTATCTGCTTATGTTGAAAATTCTTAAGTGCGTGCTCATGTTTTGACTCTACGGAGATATACTGCGTCGTGGTTGCATGTTTATCTTTAAGTCCTGCGTAGCCTATCTTTTGAGCAGGAACATCAAGCAACTCCGCAAATACGGCTATCATATCCCAAGTCGTAAGCTCAACTTTTTGCACCTTTAAAATCAGGTAATTTCCCCTGCCTAAAAACTCTTCTTTTGGTACTTCATCAACTACGAAATCTCTCTCATTTTGATAAAATTTAAAATTTATATCTTGCGTGCTTTGTAGATATTCTCTATCTAACTCTTTTATATCTGTAAAAATTTTAGCTCCTTTGAAGCGATTAATATATCTTTTTTTATTGCTTTTTTTAGCTCTGCGATTGAGTCAAATTTTTGATTTTCTCTAATAAATGAGACAAAACTAATGCTTGCCTTCTCTTTACAAAAAACTTCGCCGTCAAGTATATGACTCTCTAACGCAAAACTCCCGTCAGTAGTCACTCTATGACCTACAAAAGAGACCGACGGATGAAAATGCTCTTCATCGTCAATGCGTGTCAGCGTTGTATAAACACCCTCTTTTGGCATCAAAAAATCTTCCGCTTCTACATTTATAGTCGCAACCAACTCTTTTTTGCCTATTCCCTGCCCTGAGACCACATTTCCTCTAATAGTGTAATTATGCCCTAAAAAAGCGTTGGCTCCTTTAATATCTCCGATTTGAAGCTTTGCCCTAATCTTGTGAGAGTGAACAGAGTCTCCGTGAAGCGACACCTCATCTATGACGATAACCTCTCCGTCAAAGAGAGTTTTTAAGTCGTTGAATGAGTATTTTCTGTTTTTTCCAAAATGAAAATCATAGCCGACGACTATCTTTTTGAGTTTTGGGAACTTCTCTTTTAAAAAAAGTATAAACTCCTCTCCGCTTAAATGGCGAATAGAATCTAACTCAAGATAGACGATAGGATAGTGCGAAAACCTCTGTCGCTCTTTTTTTGGAGTCAAGTTTGCATACCCAGTCTCTATAACAACGATAGTACCGCCTTTATCTAGCGCGCCAAAGAGTTTTTGATGCCCGATATGCATCCCGTCAAAACCGCCTATAGCAATAGATGTGCTGTTTTTCATATTGAATTTCTCAAATTTTTATAAATTGCGTACAAAAGATCTTTTTTTAAATAAACCTCGTTTAAAGTCTCTAATAGCTTATCATCATCCGGATAAACATGAGTTATATCATTTCTAAGTACTCTAAAAATATTCCACTCTTGCGAATTTAAAAGTTCTAGTTTTTCAAGTTTATTTAGCATGTCTCTAAAAGTCAAACCGTCAATCGTATCAAAATTATACTCTACCACATAAGGAATAAGCCTTCTACCAATGCTATCTTGAATCTTTATAAATCTCCATGTCATCTGATCAAGATGTTCAACTTTCTCTTCATCTTCTAAGGTTTTTTCATCAAAAGGAAAACTTGTTTTTAATTTTTCACAAGCACTGAAAAATCTCTTAAAATGTTTTTCCTCTTCATCAATAGCGCTTTTAATTTTAAACTCTAATTCATCCAAGAAAAACTCCTGTTTTTTTAGCATTTTGATATATAGATTTATCTAAATTTTTATCTATTTTATTTACGACTATATCTATTTTTTGCTCACCTATATCTTTTTGAATAGATGAATTAAACTCCAAAAGTTTAGCATAACTATATTCATTACTCTTAGTTTCGATATAGAGGTCTATATCTCCGCCTTTTTTGCTCTCATCTACTCTGCTTCCAAAAAGATAAAGCTTGGCATGCGGAAAAAAAGATTTAAAATGTTTTTTAATAGTCTCAATTTCAAATTCGCTTAATCTCATTTTATTACCTTATCTATGCAACTCTATGCACATTTTCTTTCTCTTTTTTCATAAGTTTTGTGATAATCATCAATATATACATCATATGCATTATAATTTTCAAATTTAAAAATATGTTATCACAATACTATTAAGTTAGTCAAGACAGGGAAGCGCTCACTGTGTATCGCCACTTATGATTAACGATATTTACAGAAAAGCCATATTCTTCAAGTATCTCTTTTAATGCACTCGGTTTATAAAAATGGGCAGGCTCCCCAAAGAGTTTTTCCATCATACAGATACTTTTCCCTCGAAATGTACTCACATCAAAATCATAAATAAAAAGTTTTCCGTCTTTTTTTAAAACCCGTTTAACTTCTTGAAATGCAATACTCGGATTATAAAAGTGATGCAGTGATTCTCCCATAAGCACGACATCAAAACTATTATCTTCAAAAGGAAGTTCTTCCGCACTTGCAACATATGTCTCTATAAAAGGTAAAGCAAATTTAAGCATGCCCTCTGCCGGATCTACGGCTACATATTTTAATTTATTATTGCATTTATAAGCAAATTCACTCATGACTCCCGTGCCTGCTCCGACATCCAAAACAGATTCTTGATGAGAAAAAGGTTTTAAAAATATACATAGTTCTTCCAAAACTTCTTTAGGATATATAAGTGAGCCTAAATGTTTAAAAACAAACCCTAGATAATTAAAAGGTATCATAATCTTATCCGTCTATAGCCAATATGGTTCAATTTTTTGAAATATGAGTATACAAAAAAAATATCTTATTATTTATAAAAAACATATCAACTTGCCATATTTTACTTCTCATAACAGCAACAATACTCCAAATTGCCCTCTTTACCCGTTAGTTTTTAAGCTGATTTTTGAGCATTTTATGAATCATTTTTACTTCACCTTTTTTAAGCAGCTTTCTACTGCCTATTTTAATTCCGCCGTTGACATCTATTTCAATGATGAAGAAATCAGAGATATGATTTTTAAAGGTTATTCAGTGGTTTATGAAGTAGATACAGAAAATGGCTTGATAATTATTTTAAATATATTTCATAAAAATCAACTTCTATAAGAATATTTATCTTATTTCAGATGTATCACATTTTTTTCTCGTTCCAATGCTCCACAGCGTTGGAATGCAATTGCAGCCATACAAATTCATATATGCATTACCATCATGGACGATGGTAACGAGAAAAGAAATTGCACCTCATCTGGTAAGTTATTCTTGATGACCATACTTAGAAAATTTTACATCCACATAACTTTGTCCTTCAACTTCTTTAAAAACAACGCCTATATCTTTATAATAATCTATTAAACAAATTTTCAAATTTTCAAGTTCTTTTATTCCATTCCATTTATCAGGATAATTTTGAATTAAATTATTGAAGATTCTTTCCATTGTATATAAAGTTTCTTCCATTATTGTATTTTTGATACTAGAATCAATTTCATCTAAGTATTTATCCAAAGTATAATTCATTCCTATAATATTACCTAGAAGATACGAAGCTTGATTAAATAAATAATAAGCATGAGTTTTGAATGAATCTAAAAATTCTGATAAAGAAATAAGTCTATTTTGATAAGACCATTTTTTATCAAAAATATTTTTTTCAAAATTATTTAATGCATCAAAAAAAGTATCATGACAGTGATTTATATTTAATTGTGTCAATAATCTAGAAGCTTTATAATTTGCATAAAATTCATTCCAAGAATTTTTTGCTAAAGGGTAAAAAGCTTTATCTTCATAATTAGCATATTCTTCAATAAAAAATTCTTTGATATATGTATTCTTCTTATTTCTATCATCTATATGAGCTAATTCATGCGCTAAGATATTAAATATTGATTTATTTGTATCTTTATTTGAAAACATAGACAAAAAAGTTTCACTTAAAATTACAATGTCTTTTCCATTAATATCAATTGATTTTGCAATTCCTATCCCCAGACCATTATCTGTATAAGTTAAAAGACTTTCATCAATTCCTTCCTCTTTTAATAATTCTAATTCATTTTTATAATTTTCTGTTAATATAACTCTATCTAAAGTATTTATTTCAAGTTCTAATATATTTTTAATTTCTACAATTATTTCTTTTAAATTTTGTTCAAAAAGATTTTTTGATTCTTCATCAAGATTTTCAATTTTTAAAATTACTTTAAAATCATTACACATAAATGTTCCCTTTTTATTTATAGTTTAACTAATCATTAACGAATATTGTATACAAAACAACTAAATATTTCTAAAAACAAAAATAACAGTATGTCGCTGTTTATGCTTATTGATTTACACCGTAAAACCATAAATACTAAAGCACTTTTTTTTAGTACACTCGGCTTATAAAAATAGGTTATTCACCTTTAAACTTCTAGTTATCGTTCTTCTTGCTTCCACTTAACTCTCTTGTGGAATCATCCCAACTTATTTTTTCTTTATCTTCAAGCAAACTTTTTGCGTTTTGGCTTGTTACTACCTTTTTACCCGTTTTGGCTTCAAGTTCGGCTCGTGCGACTTTTGCTACATTGCCGCCTTGTTTGGCTACATCTTTGCTCTCTTCAAAGCTTTTAGGATTTATCACTTCTGAGATGTCTTTGGTAGAAGCTTCTGCCAACATGTTTAAAATCAGCTCCGTATTTGTCATATTGTCCCGCGGGTTCTCTTTTTTGAGACCTTTTAGGATTTTGTACTCTTTTGTTGTTTTATCAGCCCAAGTTTTTGTGATAATGTCCGTGAGTGTCGCAAACTCTGCTCCCTCTTGCACTCCCACTCTTTTCCACTCATCTGTCAGCTCTTTTCGTATCTCTATGCTTTTTAGTCTTTGATTTATCCAGTTTTCGCTATATCCGAGTTCCAAATACTGTTTTAATGCTCTATCGATGCTAAGTTCAGGGTCGCTCATCTCATCAAGCCGCTCACTTGCCACCCTTGCCAACCAAAGCTTAAAAGGCTCTGCTTTTGGTGAGGGGACAGACTGGATAAGCCTAAAAAGCTGCTCGGTATCGGCTACATCCGTTAGCCTCATTTTGCCATCTTCTGCTTTCATTTTCAACTGGTGACAATTTGTCACCGTTTCATTTCCTTCGTCTTTTAGCCGTTGTTTTAACTTATTCCAATATTTTCTTGCTCTTTGAAAATCTTGGCTGTCCGTCAAAATTTCAATAGCATCTACGATAGATACATACCATTTCTCTTGCTCATCATCCCAGAGAGTTCTTACTTTCTTCTCTTCAAAAAGTTTGATAGATTCATGCGGTTTCATTAGTTTTACCTTTTATAATCATTTCAAACATTATAGCTTCTCAAATGAATCAACTCAAAAAGTATTACAAATTGCAATATTTTATCTAAAACTACTTCTCAAAAAAGTAACAATCTTCAAATTTTACTATATTGACTCAATGCTTCATCTTATTTGATTTGCTCTCTTATTTTCATCATATTCAAAAAAAGATAATAATTGAAACCTCTGATTAAATCATAAACTAGATTCCAAGTCAAGCTTGGAATGACGAACTACCCGTCACCCTGAACTTGATTCAGGGTCTAGTTTTGCAAAGTCTATTTCAAACATTATAGCTTTTGAGATAAATCAACTCAAAAAGTATTGCAATTTGTAATATTTTATCTAAAACTGCTTCTCAAAAAAGTAACAGTACTCCAAATTTCCCTCTTTGCCCGTTAGTTTTGAAGCGGATTTTTGGATAAGCTTCCACCCTAACAAAGCACATGCATCTTCAAATTTTATCATGGCATGCAAGATGGCTTTTTCATCAGTAACCACACCCTTTTTATCTCTTTTTGCCTCTCGTCCTACTTCAAACTGAGGTTTAAAGAGCAGTATAATTTTGTCGTTTGCAAATCTGTCTACAGCATCCAAAATATTCAGCAGCGATATAAAAGCGACATCGCTGACTACTATGTCAAACTTTTTATCACTCTTAAATTCTCTTATATCGCACTCTTCGTATGAGTGGACTCTTGCGTCATTTTTCAAGCTTATATGCAACTGCTCTCGCCCAACATCAACCGCACTTACCTCTTTTACTCCGCTCTCAAGCAAAACTTGTGTAAAACCGCCTGTTGAAGAGCCGATGTCAAGAGCCACCATACCTTTTAAGTCAAGCCCTAACTCATCTAAAAAACTGCTCAGTTTAAAAGCCGCGCGAGATACAAACTCTTTATGCTCGTTTACGACAACTCTGTCACTCTCTTTTATGACGAAAGAACTCTTAATTATCTGTTCGCCGTTTACACTGACAAATCCATCTTTTATGAGAGTTTGAGCTTTATTTCTGCTAGTTGCCAAACCCTCTTCAACTAAGTAATTATCCAATCTTTGTAACATCTCTCATCTCCTCTTCGCTTAAACATACCACACCTAAACTCATGGCTTTGTCATATTTGCTTCCCGCATCTTCGCCGTAAATGACAAAATCCGTTTTTTTAGAAACAGAACTTACAACTTTTGCACCCAAACTCTCTAACATCTCTTTTATAATATCTCTTGACTCACTCATGCTTCCTGTAAGGACAACGCTTTTACCTTTAAAAGGATTCTCCTTTGCCTCTTCTCTTTGCACTGGTTCAAGCGGGCGCAGGATATTTTGCAGTTTTAAAATCGTATCTCT is a window from the Sulfurimonas sp. genome containing:
- a CDS encoding type II toxin-antitoxin system RelE/ParE family toxin — protein: MSIQKKYLIIYKKHINLPYFTSHNSNNTPNCPLYPLVFKLIFEHFMNHFYFTFFKQLSTAYFNSAVDIYFNDEEIRDMIFKGYSVVYEVDTENGLIIILNIFHKNQLL
- a CDS encoding sensor domain-containing diguanylate cyclase — protein: MKKIKKIIKHLLFRYYSLSILKKFLLAPLLGLILVLPFYIFIFLNMLEMKQSVNSVNDELMPLQEISFNNILLLEKIVNEMNSAVSAKEVEWIDDSNKHADKIRENLNRYKESSYKREIKESITAFNNYYRTVKEVSAKIVLNDQCYTNIENDTKVLVQNYNEIDGLFKSLKLQIKNDIEKNFNSLYCNTNFILFNGNFIFSIWFFISTLIIFLVYRDIRYKINKIVEDSKEIARGDVDFEKRLCIVSYDELGQIVKSINMFINKLHKNHEELSDAKKELDTLYITDRLTNVYNRVKIDEIIDTELKKKKRYDHICSVILIDVDYFKLVNDTYGHLVGDSILKEFATLLKESVRDTDYVGRWGGEEFIIVCPQTDKNGALSLAEHLRGKIEESNFTAVGKKTASFGIATCTKEDDIQSLIDNADKALYRAKGGGRNQVVCYN
- a CDS encoding nucleotidyltransferase domain-containing protein: MRLSEFEIETIKKHFKSFFPHAKLYLFGSRVDESKKGGDIDLYIETKSNEYSYAKLLEFNSSIQKDIGEQKIDIVVNKIDKNLDKSIYQNAKKTGVFLG
- a CDS encoding F0F1 ATP synthase subunit A, translating into MGELFTFFGLISHEKTFIYMTHMLLAAGIALMLVKMAMSNLKIVPTGAQNVMEAYISGVLKMGTDVMGQEAARRYLPLVATIGLFVGIANLIGVIPGFEAPTAFLEFAFTLALSVFIYYNYEGIRRQGVVKYFKHFLGPVWWLYWLMFPIEIVSHFSRLVSLSFRLFGNVKGDDMFLMVILMLAPWLLPMIPYALLTFMAFLQAFIFMMLTYVYLGSAITVEEHH
- a CDS encoding class I SAM-dependent methyltransferase, producing the protein MIPFNYLGFVFKHLGSLIYPKEVLEELCIFLKPFSHQESVLDVGAGTGVMSEFAYKCNNKLKYVAVDPAEGMLKFALPFIETYVASAEELPFEDNSFDVVLMGESLHHFYNPSIAFQEVKRVLKKDGKLFIYDFDVSTFRGKSICMMEKLFGEPAHFYKPSALKEILEEYGFSVNIVNHKWRYTVSASLS
- a CDS encoding tRNA pseudouridine(13) synthase TruD, translating into MNRFKGAKIFTDIKELDREYLQSTQDINFKFYQNERDFVVDEVPKEEFLGRGNYLILKVQKVELTTWDMIAVFAELLDVPAQKIGYAGLKDKHATTTQYISVESKHEHALKNFQHKQIKILEKIRHSHSIRMGDLAGNRFSINLYDVDMMDAGKIEKVARKIAKTGLPNYFGYQRFGQDASSIDQAKEMIKGELFIEDAKLKSFLISVYQSYYFNEWLRERIILSREKNNSEFLLLSGDVYVGKDGKLSTLKLIPTKEFASKKLVPTGLLCGRDTFRAKYDAREIEEKYDDEFLPEKGYRREALIYPSDIDCKFVKKETMLNLSFTLPKGSYATVFLESIAGKNYSAKDVKQEKSRKNR
- a CDS encoding Bro-N domain-containing protein; translation: MKPHESIKLFEEKKVRTLWDDEQEKWYVSIVDAIEILTDSQDFQRARKYWNKLKQRLKDEGNETVTNCHQLKMKAEDGKMRLTDVADTEQLFRLIQSVPSPKAEPFKLWLARVASERLDEMSDPELSIDRALKQYLELGYSENWINQRLKSIEIRKELTDEWKRVGVQEGAEFATLTDIITKTWADKTTKEYKILKGLKKENPRDNMTNTELILNMLAEASTKDISEVINPKSFEESKDVAKQGGNVAKVARAELEAKTGKKVVTSQNAKSLLEDKEKISWDDSTRELSGSKKNDN
- a CDS encoding TlyA family RNA methyltransferase is translated as MLQRLDNYLVEEGLATSRNKAQTLIKDGFVSVNGEQIIKSSFVIKESDRVVVNEHKEFVSRAAFKLSSFLDELGLDLKGMVALDIGSSTGGFTQVLLESGVKEVSAVDVGREQLHISLKNDARVHSYEECDIREFKSDKKFDIVVSDVAFISLLNILDAVDRFANDKIILLFKPQFEVGREAKRDKKGVVTDEKAILHAMIKFEDACALLGWKLIQKSASKLTGKEGNLEYCYFFEKQF
- a CDS encoding bifunctional riboflavin kinase/FAD synthetase; amino-acid sequence: MKNSTSIAIGGFDGMHIGHQKLFGALDKGGTIVVIETGYANLTPKKERQRFSHYPIVYLELDSIRHLSGEEFILFLKEKFPKLKKIVVGYDFHFGKNRKYSFNDLKTLFDGEVIVIDEVSLHGDSVHSHKIRAKLQIGDIKGANAFLGHNYTIRGNVVSGQGIGKKELVATINVEAEDFLMPKEGVYTTLTRIDDEEHFHPSVSFVGHRVTTDGSFALESHILDGEVFCKEKASISFVSFIRENQKFDSIAELKKAIKKDILIASKELKFLQI